From the Peromyscus leucopus breed LL Stock chromosome 8b, UCI_PerLeu_2.1, whole genome shotgun sequence genome, one window contains:
- the Zfp62 gene encoding zinc finger protein 62 homolog isoform X1: protein MSHLKTSMEDEESAKKNESNSNTDSQCTNVEILHKDHMQKSKFDDTCVYVEKQLESSEWKIMKEDKSSIREKIDKSKNTENIKIEQDDEASDKSLYPSADTMYQTIPTEPRISEQGEHVENINGNLHPTPQQKSTAVKKSHKCDDCGKSFKYNSRLVQHKIMHTGEKRYECDDCRGTFRSSSSLRVHKRIHTGEKPYKCDECGKAYMSYSSLINHKSTHSGEKNCKCDECGKSFNYSSVLDQHKRIHTGEKPYECGECGKAFRNSSGLRVHKRIHTGEKPYECDICGKTFSNSSGLRVHKRIHTGEKPYECDECGKAFITCRTLLNHKSIHFGDKPYKCDECEKSFNYSSLLIQHKVIHTGEKPYECDECGKAFRNSSGLIVHKRIHTGEKPYKCDICGKAFSYSSGLAVHKSIHPGKKAHECKECGKSFSYNSLLLQHKTIHTGERPYVCDVCGKTFRNNSGLKVHRRLHTGEKPYKCDVCGKAYISRSSLKNHKGIHMGEKPYKCSYCEKSFNYSSALEQHKRIHTREKPFGCDECGKAFRNNSGLKVHKRIHTGERPYKCEECGKAYISLSSLINHKSVHPGEKPFKCDECEKAFVTYRTLLNHKKIHLGEKPYKCDVCEKSFNYTSLLSQHKRVHTREKPFECDRCEKVFRNNSSLKVHKRIHTGEKPYECDVCGKAYISHSSLINHKSTHPGKTPYTCDECGKAFFSSRTLISHKRVHLGEKPFKCVECGKSFSYSSLLSQHKRIHTGEKPYICDWCGKAFRNSSGLTVHKRIHTGEKPYGCDECGKAYISHSSLINHKSVHRGKQPYNCECGKSFNYRSVLDQHKRIHTGKKPYRCNDCGKAFNIRSNLTKHKRIHTGEDSFNMANMESHSGTFQKIIYYEGGNALEGTRMRMMPVPIWEAQPTKSQRNQIEEKLYECKNF from the exons A TGTCACATTTGAAGACAAGCATGGAGGATGAGGAATCAGctaaaaagaatgaaagtaatTCAAATACAGACTCTCAGTGCACAAATGTGGAAATTCTTCACAAGGATCATATGCAGAAATCTAAGTTTGATGACACTTGTGTTTATGTAGAGAAGCAATTGGAAAGTTCTGAATGGAAAATAATGAAGGAAGACAAAAGTAGCATCAGAGAAAAGATTGACAAATCtaagaacacagaaaatataaaaatagaacagGATGATGAGGCATCTGATAAAAGTTTGTACCCAAGTGCAGATACCATGTACCAGACTATCCCTACAGAACCAAGAATTAGTGAACAAGGTGAACACGTGGAGAACATTAATGGAAACTTGCACCCTACTCCACAGCAGAAATCTACTGCTGTTAAGAAATCACATAAATGTGATGATTGTGGAAAATCCTTTAAATATAATTCTCGCCttgttcaacataaaattatgcACACTGGAGAAAAGCGCTATGAGTGCGATGACTGTAGGGGAACTTTTCGTAGCAGCTCCAGCCTTCGAGTCCATAAGCGCATCCATACTGGTGAGAAGCCCTATAAGTGTgatgaatgtgggaaagcctaCATGTCCTACTCTAGCCTTATAAACCACAAAAGCACTCATTCTGGGGAGAAGAACTGTAAATGTGATGAATGTGGAAAATCCTTCAATTATAGTTCTGTTCTGGACCAACACAAAAGGATCCACACTGGTGAGAAGCCATATGAATGTGGTGAGTGTGGAAAGGCCTTCAGGAACAGTTCTGGTCTGAGAGTCCACAAAAGGATTCACACGggggagaaaccctatgaatgtgacATCTGTGGGAAAACCTTTAGTAATAGCTCTGGTCTGAGGGTCCACAAAAGGATACATACaggtgagaaaccctatgaatgtgacGAATGTGGGAAGGCATTCATTACATGCAGAACACTTCTGAATCATAAAAGCATCCACTTTGGTGATAAACCTTATAAATGTGATGAGTGTGAGAAATCTTTTAATTACAGCTCTCTTCTCATTCAGCATAAAGTCATCCACACTGgtgagaaaccttatgaatgtgaTGAATGTGGGAAGGCCTTCAGGAACAGCTCGGGCCTCATAGTGCATAAACGGatccacacaggagagaaaccataCAAGTGTGATATCTGTGGCAAAGCATTTAGCTATAGTTCAGGCCTTGCAGTCCATAAAAGCATTCATCCTGGAAAGAAAGCCCATGAATGTAAGGAGTGTGGCAAGTCCTTTAGTTATAATTCACTTCTTCTTCAGCATAAAAccattcatactggagagagaccttatgtatgtgatgtgtgtggcaAAACATTCAGGAACAATTCAGGTCTCAAAGTCCATCGGAGGCTCCATACTGGGGAAAAACCGTACAAGTGTGACGTGTGTGGGAAGGCCTATATCTCACGCTCAAGCCTTAAGAATCACAAAGGAATCCACATGGGGGAGAAGCCCTATAAATGCAGCTATTGTGAGAAATCCTTCAACTATAGCTCTGCCCTTGAACAGCATAAAAGGATTCATACAAGAGAGAAACCCTTTGGGTGTGATGAGTGTGGAAAAGCCTTCAGAAACAATTCAGGCCTTAAAGTACATAAACGAATCCACACAGGGGAGAGACCTTATAAATGTgaagaatgtgggaaagcctaTATCTCACTCTCAAGCCTTATAAATCATAAAAGTGTACACCCTGGGGAAAAGCCCTTTAAGTGTGACGAGTGTGAGAAAGCCTTCGTCACATACCGAACCCTTTTAAACCACAAAAAGATTCATCTTGGAGAAAAGCCCTACAAATGCGATGTGTGTGAGAAATCTTTTAACTACACCTCACTCCTTTCTCAACACAAAAGAGTCCATACTAGAGAGAAACCCTTTGAATGTGACAGGTGTGAGAAGGTCTTCAGAAACAACTCAAGCCTTAAAGTTCATAAAAGAATACACACTGGGGAGAAGCCCTatgagtgtgatgtgtgtggaaAAGCCTACATCTCACACTCAAGCCTTATTAACCATAAAAGTACGCACCCTGGCAAGACACCCTATACATGTGATGAATGTGGAAAAGCATTTTTCTCAAGTAGAACTCTTATAAGCCATAAGAGAGTCCATCTTGGGGAAAAACCCTTCAAATGTGTTGAGTGTGGGAAATCATTTAGCTACAGCTCACTTCTTTCCCAACACAAGAGGATCCACACAGGGGAGAAACCTTATATATGTGATTGGTGTGGGAAGGCCTTCAGGAACAGCTCAGGCCTCACAGTGCATAAAAGGATCCACACAGGTGAAAAACCCTACGGATGTGATGAATGTGGAAAGGCGTACATATCACACTCAAGTCTTATCAATCATAAAAGTGTTCACCGTGGAAAGCAGCCCTATAATTGTGAGTGTGGGAAATCTTTCAATTACAGATCTGTTCTTGACCAACACAAAAGGATCCACACTGGAAAGAAGCCATACCGATGTAATGATTGTGGGAAGGCATTTAATATCAGATCAAATCTTACCAAGCATAAAAGAATCCATACTGGAGAGGACTCTTTTAATATGGCAAATATGGAAAGTCATAGTGGCACATTCCAGAAGATAATCTACTATGAGGGAGGGAATGCTCTGGAGGGGACCAGGATGCGGATGATGCCTGTGCCTATATGGGAGGCACAGCCTACCAAGTCTCAAAGAAAtcaaatagaagaaaaactttATGAATGTAAGAATTTCTGA
- the Zfp62 gene encoding zinc finger protein 62 homolog isoform X2 encodes MEDEESAKKNESNSNTDSQCTNVEILHKDHMQKSKFDDTCVYVEKQLESSEWKIMKEDKSSIREKIDKSKNTENIKIEQDDEASDKSLYPSADTMYQTIPTEPRISEQGEHVENINGNLHPTPQQKSTAVKKSHKCDDCGKSFKYNSRLVQHKIMHTGEKRYECDDCRGTFRSSSSLRVHKRIHTGEKPYKCDECGKAYMSYSSLINHKSTHSGEKNCKCDECGKSFNYSSVLDQHKRIHTGEKPYECGECGKAFRNSSGLRVHKRIHTGEKPYECDICGKTFSNSSGLRVHKRIHTGEKPYECDECGKAFITCRTLLNHKSIHFGDKPYKCDECEKSFNYSSLLIQHKVIHTGEKPYECDECGKAFRNSSGLIVHKRIHTGEKPYKCDICGKAFSYSSGLAVHKSIHPGKKAHECKECGKSFSYNSLLLQHKTIHTGERPYVCDVCGKTFRNNSGLKVHRRLHTGEKPYKCDVCGKAYISRSSLKNHKGIHMGEKPYKCSYCEKSFNYSSALEQHKRIHTREKPFGCDECGKAFRNNSGLKVHKRIHTGERPYKCEECGKAYISLSSLINHKSVHPGEKPFKCDECEKAFVTYRTLLNHKKIHLGEKPYKCDVCEKSFNYTSLLSQHKRVHTREKPFECDRCEKVFRNNSSLKVHKRIHTGEKPYECDVCGKAYISHSSLINHKSTHPGKTPYTCDECGKAFFSSRTLISHKRVHLGEKPFKCVECGKSFSYSSLLSQHKRIHTGEKPYICDWCGKAFRNSSGLTVHKRIHTGEKPYGCDECGKAYISHSSLINHKSVHRGKQPYNCECGKSFNYRSVLDQHKRIHTGKKPYRCNDCGKAFNIRSNLTKHKRIHTGEDSFNMANMESHSGTFQKIIYYEGGNALEGTRMRMMPVPIWEAQPTKSQRNQIEEKLYECKNF; translated from the coding sequence ATGGAGGATGAGGAATCAGctaaaaagaatgaaagtaatTCAAATACAGACTCTCAGTGCACAAATGTGGAAATTCTTCACAAGGATCATATGCAGAAATCTAAGTTTGATGACACTTGTGTTTATGTAGAGAAGCAATTGGAAAGTTCTGAATGGAAAATAATGAAGGAAGACAAAAGTAGCATCAGAGAAAAGATTGACAAATCtaagaacacagaaaatataaaaatagaacagGATGATGAGGCATCTGATAAAAGTTTGTACCCAAGTGCAGATACCATGTACCAGACTATCCCTACAGAACCAAGAATTAGTGAACAAGGTGAACACGTGGAGAACATTAATGGAAACTTGCACCCTACTCCACAGCAGAAATCTACTGCTGTTAAGAAATCACATAAATGTGATGATTGTGGAAAATCCTTTAAATATAATTCTCGCCttgttcaacataaaattatgcACACTGGAGAAAAGCGCTATGAGTGCGATGACTGTAGGGGAACTTTTCGTAGCAGCTCCAGCCTTCGAGTCCATAAGCGCATCCATACTGGTGAGAAGCCCTATAAGTGTgatgaatgtgggaaagcctaCATGTCCTACTCTAGCCTTATAAACCACAAAAGCACTCATTCTGGGGAGAAGAACTGTAAATGTGATGAATGTGGAAAATCCTTCAATTATAGTTCTGTTCTGGACCAACACAAAAGGATCCACACTGGTGAGAAGCCATATGAATGTGGTGAGTGTGGAAAGGCCTTCAGGAACAGTTCTGGTCTGAGAGTCCACAAAAGGATTCACACGggggagaaaccctatgaatgtgacATCTGTGGGAAAACCTTTAGTAATAGCTCTGGTCTGAGGGTCCACAAAAGGATACATACaggtgagaaaccctatgaatgtgacGAATGTGGGAAGGCATTCATTACATGCAGAACACTTCTGAATCATAAAAGCATCCACTTTGGTGATAAACCTTATAAATGTGATGAGTGTGAGAAATCTTTTAATTACAGCTCTCTTCTCATTCAGCATAAAGTCATCCACACTGgtgagaaaccttatgaatgtgaTGAATGTGGGAAGGCCTTCAGGAACAGCTCGGGCCTCATAGTGCATAAACGGatccacacaggagagaaaccataCAAGTGTGATATCTGTGGCAAAGCATTTAGCTATAGTTCAGGCCTTGCAGTCCATAAAAGCATTCATCCTGGAAAGAAAGCCCATGAATGTAAGGAGTGTGGCAAGTCCTTTAGTTATAATTCACTTCTTCTTCAGCATAAAAccattcatactggagagagaccttatgtatgtgatgtgtgtggcaAAACATTCAGGAACAATTCAGGTCTCAAAGTCCATCGGAGGCTCCATACTGGGGAAAAACCGTACAAGTGTGACGTGTGTGGGAAGGCCTATATCTCACGCTCAAGCCTTAAGAATCACAAAGGAATCCACATGGGGGAGAAGCCCTATAAATGCAGCTATTGTGAGAAATCCTTCAACTATAGCTCTGCCCTTGAACAGCATAAAAGGATTCATACAAGAGAGAAACCCTTTGGGTGTGATGAGTGTGGAAAAGCCTTCAGAAACAATTCAGGCCTTAAAGTACATAAACGAATCCACACAGGGGAGAGACCTTATAAATGTgaagaatgtgggaaagcctaTATCTCACTCTCAAGCCTTATAAATCATAAAAGTGTACACCCTGGGGAAAAGCCCTTTAAGTGTGACGAGTGTGAGAAAGCCTTCGTCACATACCGAACCCTTTTAAACCACAAAAAGATTCATCTTGGAGAAAAGCCCTACAAATGCGATGTGTGTGAGAAATCTTTTAACTACACCTCACTCCTTTCTCAACACAAAAGAGTCCATACTAGAGAGAAACCCTTTGAATGTGACAGGTGTGAGAAGGTCTTCAGAAACAACTCAAGCCTTAAAGTTCATAAAAGAATACACACTGGGGAGAAGCCCTatgagtgtgatgtgtgtggaaAAGCCTACATCTCACACTCAAGCCTTATTAACCATAAAAGTACGCACCCTGGCAAGACACCCTATACATGTGATGAATGTGGAAAAGCATTTTTCTCAAGTAGAACTCTTATAAGCCATAAGAGAGTCCATCTTGGGGAAAAACCCTTCAAATGTGTTGAGTGTGGGAAATCATTTAGCTACAGCTCACTTCTTTCCCAACACAAGAGGATCCACACAGGGGAGAAACCTTATATATGTGATTGGTGTGGGAAGGCCTTCAGGAACAGCTCAGGCCTCACAGTGCATAAAAGGATCCACACAGGTGAAAAACCCTACGGATGTGATGAATGTGGAAAGGCGTACATATCACACTCAAGTCTTATCAATCATAAAAGTGTTCACCGTGGAAAGCAGCCCTATAATTGTGAGTGTGGGAAATCTTTCAATTACAGATCTGTTCTTGACCAACACAAAAGGATCCACACTGGAAAGAAGCCATACCGATGTAATGATTGTGGGAAGGCATTTAATATCAGATCAAATCTTACCAAGCATAAAAGAATCCATACTGGAGAGGACTCTTTTAATATGGCAAATATGGAAAGTCATAGTGGCACATTCCAGAAGATAATCTACTATGAGGGAGGGAATGCTCTGGAGGGGACCAGGATGCGGATGATGCCTGTGCCTATATGGGAGGCACAGCCTACCAAGTCTCAAAGAAAtcaaatagaagaaaaactttATGAATGTAAGAATTTCTGA